DNA from Ananas comosus cultivar F153 linkage group 12, ASM154086v1, whole genome shotgun sequence:
GGGAAGGGGAATTTTATGTACCTTTTCTCGATGCATTTCTCAAAACAAGTTTGTGTAAGCCtgtataaaaaaagaaaagtgtaaTCATCACATATTTTGGCAAAACTTTGACAATATAATATCAGAAAGAAAGTTATTTCTAAAGCACAAAGTATGAAAATCTAACGGTCTGCAAGGCCCAACTAGATGTCTATAGAACTGTTGCTTGAGTAGAAGTATTTGAAGAAGCATTAATAGCTTTTTCATGACACAGTTTCTTCTAAAGTTTCCCTATGTAGGAGAAGCAAAAAACCTCAAATTGAAGCTTCCACTTTAATGACCCAGAAGCTCATTTAAGTTCTGGTAGGAAGAGCTATAGACATCTATTAGCCAAAGTTTGATAGCCAGAAACTTCTGCTTCTAAGCTCAAAGAGACTTAGGATAGGTAGTGTGTCAAATATAGGTAAACCCTTAATTAGATCAACATGCAAAGGAAGTTCCTGGatataatacaataaaataaacattTACAAACTACAGAAATTGAAACTACGCAGCACACAGAATGTGCACACTATCCAAGAGCATTATCCTTATAATAGCAAGAAtaataaaattcttaaataGTGATAGGTTAAGCAAAATATCTGCCAATTTTAGTAAATCATGCAATCAAACATAGTATTAATATTAGAGCTAGCCAATTAAGGATGTAGTTTTCCTGCAGAAGCCATGGAAAGGATAGGGAATCCACCTCCCAAAATTAGAGCTTTGAGTCTCTTCGCGATGTGATATAGTTTATTCAGAAAGTCATTTTCCAATCCTGTAATATGTGGTTTGAAAacctctcaaaaaataaaaaagaattatcaAGAACTGGCCATTGAAAACCCATGAAGAAGGATTATAATCAAAGAGAGGCTAGTTTGAGAAGGAGAGGTGAGACTGAAACATCATACGATGGCTAATAATTAGAAGTAaactaagaaaataaatagaaaaaaagaaaagtagtttATCAACCCACTAGGATCTCATATTATTTGAGATCATCTTACTTGTTAAAAAGTTCTACCCTGTACTCCATCTCTTTTTCCGCCATCCCGAAGATCTGCTCAATTAGGGCAAAAGTAAATAAGAGAACAAACCgcaaaatagtaaatataacaACCAACTTTAAATTTCATGGCCAACATATCAAAATTCAGTAAACAGCTAATGAACGAAAAAGAACCGCCAACATTCTTTGTTGTCCTCAAACTTTATACTGCATTAGAGTTTATAcacaatgaataaaaaaattgcaacaaatttCCCATTTTAGCTTCCCACATCGAAATATATTCAGATATTAACGGACTAAGCAACAATTTTCCCATTTTAGCTTCActaatttgttaaatttatcttttttaccAAACGAATTTGTTCAATGAATAGGATCAGGAATCATAAGGAGATGAACAATTTCATACCTGCTCTTTCTCCAGATTCGTTGGACCATTTTTCGCTGCCATTGGTAAAATTTCACCTGGAAAATTAGAAAATCGGATGAACAATCAAATTCGCGCACAAATTTCCcaaataacaaattaataacCATAGCTGATTAATTAGCAAATTTTCCCGAGATGTGAAAAAGACCCCAAAAAAAATggcattgaaaaaaaaaaaaaagcggagaAAAATACCTAATGGCGCAGGCGAAGTACACAGATCACGGATCGATGAGGAGAATGGAACGAAGGGTTTTATAATGGACGAGCGGTGCTTCGTTGCTTCCTCGTCTAGGGTTTATAGGAAGAGGGGGAGCGAGGGGAGTGCGAATTACGCGTGCGTGCGACGAGAAAATGGGCCGGCTAAATGGATCGGAATTAATGGACACGGTCGACTCCGAACTTACTCGGATTTGGTGCTTATTGGATCACACAATTGGGCCCATTTTGGGAAACTTCTAACTTATTCTAAGCCCAAGGCTCGTCGACTGTGGCTAGATCGGGCCGGGTCAAGTGTGAAAATTTAAAAGACCTATAAAAATGGGCTATATGGGTCGGGTTCACTTTTGTGGGCCCGTCGGGCCTCGCCGTATGAAAGTTTATTATTACAAAAAGCTGTTTTAGAAGTCAAGCCGAACAAGGGCTATACATTGATGagatattttatgtaaaagtAAAACTACCTACACAGCTACACATCACAATGAAGGAAAAACAAGGAAGTTTAAGCCCCTGCAAAGGATTAAGGAAATAAGATATGATTGAGTAATGCAACCTTCGAACTCCTCCGAAGTAAATACATCATGTAAATACACTGAAAAATACTCGTTCCAACCGTCATGTTCATCTCTAGTTTCTATCACAATATTTTCTCCTAATCCTTCCCTCTCTCAGTAAGAATAGAGCACTAATGAATGGCTCTTCATCTTCACggaaattaaaagagaaaaagaaaaaaaaaaagaagagacttTGGTTCTTCCATCTGATCAGACTGATCTTCTTCGCAGTTCTTGTATGAGAAGCCATCTTACTATGATAAGAGGTACTTGGAAATTGTTACTGAAAATTCAACCAGGAACAGTGAAGTGAAAGAGCCAGGAGATAACGAACGCGAAGACCATGCACGCGAGTAGGAGGTTGAGAAACCGGTGGCCCTGCCAAAATCTCCGTGTTTCAGTCGCTGTCGCTGGCGGAGCTGCGGTATTAGCACTGCTGTTCACTTCATTCCATTGCTCGATGAACTCGGTCTCACCAGAACCGACCACGTTGCATGCGATCGAGCCGCAAATTTCACAGGTCCTAGAGAGAGACTATAATGAGTCTTAATGTTCTCCACCAAGTTAAAAGTTCATTAAGGTTATAATAAAACCATAAAAGTGCAGAGCATATGACAGGTTCGATAAAACTTCCACCATTCAACGTGGAAAAATGGAAATGTGGATGCCTTGCTTCACAGGGGAATATTCAGCTAGTCAAAGAAAGCAAAGGAAATAAGAACAAAAACTCTCTCTACTGTAGAAAACTTTCAAGCAAAGATTCGGTAAGAAAGTAAACAAATTGCAACTTGAGAACATAACTCTGTGTTTAAGTAAATCACATCGACTTTAAGATTATGGGCTACGAACCAACAAGAAGGATAATGCTACTTTTATCGTACCTTTCAAGAACTGTGGATCATTAAAACTTAGAATTTAGTAATGAGGAGTCTATCTACTTGTAAagccaattatatatatgagtgatcCCTAATGCCCTACTTTATTCACCTTCTTATTTGGCACTAACTTAAGATATTCAACAATCCTAGTTATCTTAGTTTTCTGCATTACGAAAGAATAAGCACCTAATTTATGCTCATAAATAAAGTATGCTAAATCAAATTCTACTGCCCGTGAAGATAACAACAGACAAACTCATTCTGCACAGGTTAAACACCAACAACTCCCACTTCAATTTCCTACCTTTGTCACATCCATTTTGCTATAAGAAATCGGGGccaaaaattaacaaataatcAACTGAGCATCacaatttcttaaaaataacaaGCAACACACTTCACGTGAAATATAGAAGAATAGAAAAGCTTGTATCCCTAATGACCTGCATTTCTTAGTTGATACAAATTTAACAGTCCTAGTTATCTTCAATATTTTGCATTGCCGTAGGCAAAGT
Protein-coding regions in this window:
- the LOC109718562 gene encoding mitochondrial import inner membrane translocase subunit TIM10-like, whose protein sequence is MAAKNGPTNLEKEQIFGMAEKEMEYRVELFNKLTQTCFEKCIEKRYKESELNMGENSCIDRCVSKYWQVTNLVGQLLGSNRPPM